A window of Campylobacter lari subsp. lari contains these coding sequences:
- the rpsH gene encoding 30S ribosomal protein S8, producing MINDLISDSLTRIRNAGMRRLETTQLLHSKVIEALLGIFQAKGYIESFNVIEENKKKFINVVLKYDEKGKSVINEVKRVSKPGRRVYKGKDEIKRFKNGYGTIVVSTSKGVLANDEAYKAGVGGEVLCTIW from the coding sequence ATGATAAATGATTTAATTTCAGATTCACTAACAAGAATTAGAAATGCAGGGATGAGAAGATTAGAAACTACTCAACTTTTGCATTCTAAAGTTATCGAGGCTTTACTTGGAATTTTTCAAGCTAAAGGTTATATCGAAAGCTTTAATGTAATTGAAGAAAATAAAAAGAAATTCATCAATGTAGTTTTAAAATACGATGAAAAAGGTAAAAGCGTGATCAATGAAGTAAAACGCGTTTCAAAACCTGGTCGTCGTGTTTATAAAGGCAAAGATGAAATTAAAAGATTTAAAAACGGTTATGGTACTATAGTAGTAAGCACTTCAAAAGGTGTTTTAGCTAACGATGAAGCTTATAAAGCTGGAGTTGGCGGCGAAGTTTTATGTACTATTTGGTAA
- the rplF gene encoding 50S ribosomal protein L6: MSRIGKQPVAIPSGVEVKLEGNLLKFKKGNLAKELDTKANVNVEIKEGQILFSPKGEDRQSRAYWGTYRALTQNIIIGLTDGFSKTLEINGVGYKAALKGKVLELALGFSHPINYAIPEGIEITVDKNNIIVKGSDKQVVGQVAAQIREFRPPEPYKGKGVKYSTERIIRKAGKTSKK, from the coding sequence ATGTCACGTATCGGTAAACAACCAGTTGCTATTCCAAGTGGAGTAGAAGTAAAATTAGAAGGTAATTTGCTTAAATTTAAAAAGGGAAATTTGGCAAAAGAGCTTGATACAAAAGCAAATGTTAATGTTGAGATTAAAGAAGGTCAAATTCTTTTTTCTCCTAAAGGTGAAGACAGACAAAGTAGAGCATATTGGGGAACTTATAGAGCTTTAACTCAAAATATTATTATAGGTTTAACTGATGGCTTTAGCAAGACTTTAGAAATTAATGGGGTTGGTTATAAGGCTGCATTAAAAGGTAAAGTATTAGAACTTGCTTTAGGCTTTTCTCATCCTATAAACTATGCTATACCAGAAGGTATTGAGATCACTGTTGATAAAAATAATATTATTGTTAAAGGTAGTGATAAACAAGTTGTGGGTCAAGTTGCTGCTCAAATTCGTGAATTTAGACCACCTGAGCCTTACAAAGGAAAAGGTGTTAAATATTCTACTGAGCGTATTATACGCAAAGCTGGTAAAACATCTAAAAAGTAA
- the rplR gene encoding 50S ribosomal protein L18: protein MRANVLKRKLSLRIKRKKRIRAKISGTQALPRISVFKSNRTLYIQAIDDVKAVTLAAVDGRKIGVKANKEGAKKIAAEFTKALKAKNIEEAVFDRNGYLYHGVIAVLAEALRENGIKL from the coding sequence ATGAGAGCAAATGTATTAAAAAGAAAATTATCTTTAAGAATTAAAAGAAAAAAAAGAATTAGAGCAAAAATTTCAGGAACACAAGCTCTTCCAAGAATCTCTGTTTTTAAATCAAACAGAACTTTATATATCCAAGCTATTGATGATGTTAAAGCAGTTACTTTAGCAGCTGTTGATGGTAGAAAAATTGGTGTAAAAGCAAATAAAGAAGGTGCTAAAAAAATAGCAGCTGAATTTACAAAAGCTTTAAAAGCAAAAAATATTGAAGAAGCAGTGTTTGATAGAAATGGTTATTTATACCATGGTGTGATTGCGGTTTTAGCTGAAGCACTAAGAGAAAATGGAATCAAACTATAA
- the rpsE gene encoding 30S ribosomal protein S5 yields the protein MEKYNREEFEEVIVDIGRVTKVVKGGRRFRFTALVIVGNRKGLVGVGYGKAKEVPDAIRKAVDDAFKNIVEVKTKGSTIPHDVEVKYNASRILLKPASEGTGVIAGGSTRPIVELAGIKDILTKSLGSNNSANVVRATIKALTMLKG from the coding sequence ATGGAAAAATATAATAGAGAAGAATTTGAAGAAGTAATCGTCGATATCGGCAGGGTTACTAAGGTTGTTAAAGGTGGTAGAAGATTTAGATTTACTGCTTTGGTTATTGTTGGAAATAGAAAAGGTTTAGTTGGTGTAGGTTATGGAAAAGCTAAAGAGGTTCCAGATGCTATAAGAAAAGCAGTTGATGATGCTTTTAAAAATATTGTTGAAGTTAAAACAAAGGGTTCAACTATCCCTCATGATGTAGAAGTAAAATATAATGCAAGTAGAATTTTACTTAAACCAGCAAGTGAAGGTACAGGGGTAATCGCAGGTGGATCAACTCGTCCTATAGTAGAACTTGCAGGTATTAAAGACATTTTAACTAAGTCTTTAGGTTCAAACAATTCAGCAAATGTAGTGCGTGCTACTATCAAAGCACTTACAATGCTTAAAGGATAA
- the rplO gene encoding 50S ribosomal protein L15, which produces MNLTKAPGSTHKTKRIGRGQGSGMGKTSTKGGKGQTARKGYNEKRGFEGGQQPLQRRLPKVGFTSKFEKPYVINVEKITAIKELSEITFETINSVHKLSKNVNKIKLIGASAKDLASKIKDEKITFSGQK; this is translated from the coding sequence ATGAATTTAACAAAAGCACCAGGTTCAACACACAAAACCAAAAGAATAGGTCGTGGTCAAGGTAGTGGTATGGGTAAAACTTCTACTAAGGGTGGAAAAGGCCAAACTGCTAGAAAAGGTTATAATGAAAAAAGAGGTTTTGAAGGGGGTCAACAACCACTTCAAAGAAGATTACCAAAAGTTGGTTTTACTTCTAAATTTGAAAAACCTTATGTGATTAATGTTGAAAAAATCACTGCTATAAAAGAACTTAGTGAGATTACTTTTGAAACAATCAATAGTGTTCATAAGCTTTCAAAAAATGTTAATAAAATTAAGCTTATTGGAGCTAGTGCAAAAGATCTTGCAAGTAAAATAAAAGATGAGAAGATCACTTTTAGCGGACAAAAATAA
- the secY gene encoding preprotein translocase subunit SecY yields MNKALTNKILITLAFLFAYRILAYVPVPGVNVSVIKEFFDSNASNALGLFNMFSGGAAERLSIISLGIMPYITASIIMELLAATFPNIGKMKKERDGMQKYMQIIRYATIAITLIQSIGVSIGLQSLHGKAGQSAIMIDMNTFIALSAVSMLAGTMLLMWIGEQITQRGIGNGISLIIFGGIVSTIPSAISGTVNLVNTGEMNFLTIIAILVVILLTIWAIIVVELGERRIPISYSRKVIMQNQNKRIMNYIPIKINLSGVIPPIFASAILMFPSTILQTSTNEYVLKIYDFLNPNGFFFHILTFLLVIFFAYFYASIVFNAKDIAENLKRQGGFIPGIRPGEGTANYLNEVASRLTLSGSIYLGLVSTLPWLIVKFFGVPFYFGGTSVLIVVQVALDTMRKIEAQIYMNKYQTLSAVGL; encoded by the coding sequence ATGAATAAAGCATTGACAAATAAAATTCTCATTACATTAGCTTTTTTATTTGCTTATAGAATATTAGCTTATGTTCCAGTTCCGGGGGTTAATGTCAGTGTTATCAAGGAATTTTTTGATTCTAATGCTTCTAATGCATTAGGCTTGTTTAATATGTTTAGTGGAGGTGCTGCTGAAAGACTTAGTATCATCTCTCTAGGCATTATGCCTTATATTACTGCTTCTATTATTATGGAGCTTTTAGCTGCAACTTTTCCTAACATAGGAAAGATGAAAAAAGAACGCGATGGTATGCAAAAATATATGCAAATTATCCGTTATGCTACTATAGCTATCACTTTAATCCAAAGTATAGGTGTTTCTATAGGCTTGCAAAGCTTACATGGAAAAGCTGGGCAATCAGCTATTATGATAGATATGAATACTTTTATAGCACTATCAGCTGTTTCAATGCTAGCAGGAACTATGCTTTTGATGTGGATAGGTGAGCAAATCACCCAACGCGGTATAGGAAATGGTATTTCATTAATTATCTTTGGTGGTATTGTTTCTACTATCCCAAGTGCAATTAGTGGAACGGTAAATTTGGTAAATACAGGTGAAATGAATTTCTTGACTATCATTGCTATTTTAGTTGTAATTTTACTTACTATTTGGGCTATTATAGTAGTAGAACTTGGAGAGAGAAGAATTCCTATTTCTTACTCAAGAAAAGTAATCATGCAAAATCAAAACAAACGCATTATGAATTATATTCCTATCAAGATAAATTTAAGCGGGGTAATTCCTCCTATTTTTGCAAGTGCGATTTTGATGTTTCCAAGTACTATTTTACAAACGAGTACAAATGAATATGTGTTAAAAATTTATGATTTTTTAAATCCAAACGGATTTTTCTTTCATATTTTAACATTCTTACTTGTTATTTTCTTTGCTTATTTTTATGCTTCAATTGTCTTTAATGCAAAAGATATAGCTGAAAATCTTAAAAGACAAGGTGGATTTATACCAGGAATTAGACCAGGGGAAGGAACTGCAAATTATTTAAATGAAGTTGCTTCAAGATTAACGCTTTCGGGTTCTATTTATTTAGGATTAGTATCTACTTTACCTTGGTTGATAGTTAAATTCTTTGGTGTGCCATTTTATTTTGGTGGAACTTCTGTATTGATCGTTGTTCAAGTTGCTCTTGATACGATGAGAAAGATTGAAGCTCAAATTTATATGAATAAATACCAAACTTTAAGCGCAGTAGGTTTATAA
- the murI gene encoding glutamate racemase, which translates to MRLGVFDSGVGGLSVLKSLLQAKLFKEYIYYGDTARVPYGVKDKETIIKFSLEALEFFKEKKVDMLIIACNTVSAHALEILKANASFPVLGVIEAGVLAVKNSLEDKNSNILVIATQATVDSHAYKRALIKEGFLKVEEKATGLFVPMVEEGIFQGDFLKAAFEYYFNKLKFHPNALILACTHFPLIAHSLSEYFGKNTKLIHSGEAIALQLQQEFNLTSIQEEANVEFYASSDVEKLKKIANLWL; encoded by the coding sequence ATGAGACTAGGCGTTTTTGATAGCGGTGTAGGTGGGCTTAGTGTTTTAAAATCTTTACTTCAAGCAAAACTTTTTAAAGAATATATTTACTATGGGGATACCGCAAGAGTGCCTTATGGAGTTAAAGATAAAGAAACCATCATTAAATTTTCCCTAGAAGCTTTGGAGTTTTTCAAAGAAAAAAAAGTCGATATGCTTATTATTGCGTGCAATACAGTTAGTGCACACGCTTTAGAAATTCTAAAAGCAAATGCATCATTTCCAGTTCTTGGGGTTATAGAAGCAGGGGTTTTAGCGGTTAAAAACTCTTTAGAAGATAAAAACTCCAATATATTAGTCATTGCAACCCAAGCTACCGTTGATTCTCACGCTTATAAACGAGCTTTAATTAAAGAAGGCTTTTTAAAAGTAGAAGAAAAAGCAACTGGGCTTTTTGTGCCTATGGTTGAAGAAGGGATTTTTCAAGGAGATTTTTTAAAAGCTGCTTTTGAGTATTATTTCAATAAGCTCAAATTTCATCCTAATGCTTTAATCTTAGCATGTACACATTTTCCTTTAATTGCTCATTCTTTGTCAGAGTATTTTGGTAAAAATACAAAACTTATTCATTCAGGTGAAGCTATAGCTTTGCAATTACAGCAAGAATTTAACTTAACATCAATCCAAGAAGAAGCTAATGTCGAATTTTATGCTTCAAGTGATGTGGAAAAATTAAAAAAAATTGCAAATTTATGGCTTTAA
- a CDS encoding type II asparaginase: MCAAMALSLGAGILEAKPKVAILATGGTIAGSIDSSVATTGYTAGVLGVDALIKAVPQIQDLAVISGDQIANIDSKDMTNEIWLKLAKEVNRLLKSDVDGVVITHGTDTMEESAYFLNLTVKSDKPVVLVGAMRPSTAISADGPKNLYNAVALAANPDAKNKGVMVVMNDRIQSARGVMKTHSLNVNAFSSPDMGDMGYIVDGKAFFYNTNTKLHTKKSPFDVSKLKELPKVDILYSYANDGSGVAAKALFENGTKGIVVAGTGAGSIHDYQKDVLKELLKKGLNVAVSSRVVAGRVAVSDADAKLGFIDTGDMSPQKARILLMLALTKTNNPKEIQEYFLKY, from the coding sequence ATGTGTGCAGCTATGGCACTAAGTTTAGGAGCAGGAATTTTGGAAGCAAAACCAAAAGTTGCGATTTTAGCTACAGGCGGAACTATAGCTGGTTCGATTGATAGTTCGGTAGCTACTACAGGTTATACAGCCGGGGTTTTGGGGGTTGATGCTTTGATTAAGGCAGTACCTCAAATTCAAGATTTGGCAGTAATTAGCGGAGATCAAATTGCTAATATTGATAGTAAAGATATGACAAATGAAATTTGGCTAAAACTTGCTAAAGAAGTTAATAGGCTTTTAAAATCTGATGTAGATGGAGTTGTAATTACCCATGGTACTGATACTATGGAAGAGAGCGCATATTTCCTAAATTTAACCGTAAAAAGCGACAAACCTGTTGTTTTGGTTGGTGCAATGCGCCCATCAACTGCAATTAGCGCAGATGGTCCTAAAAATCTTTACAACGCAGTAGCTCTAGCAGCAAACCCTGATGCAAAAAATAAAGGCGTAATGGTGGTTATGAATGACAGAATTCAAAGCGCTAGAGGCGTTATGAAAACTCATAGTTTAAATGTAAATGCGTTTAGCTCACCAGATATGGGCGATATGGGTTATATAGTAGATGGAAAAGCATTTTTCTATAATACTAATACAAAATTACACACCAAAAAATCCCCATTTGACGTTAGCAAGCTAAAAGAACTACCAAAAGTAGATATTCTTTATAGTTATGCAAATGATGGTAGCGGTGTTGCAGCAAAAGCTTTGTTTGAAAATGGAACTAAAGGTATAGTTGTAGCTGGAACAGGTGCTGGTAGTATTCATGATTATCAAAAAGATGTATTAAAAGAATTGCTTAAAAAAGGTCTTAATGTAGCGGTAAGCTCACGCGTAGTAGCTGGTAGAGTTGCGGTAAGTGATGCTGATGCAAAGCTTGGTTTTATTGATACAGGTGATATGAGCCCACAAAAAGCTAGAATTTTATTAATGCTTGCTTTAACAAAAACGAACAATCCTAAAGAAATTCAAGAGTATTTTTTAAAATACTAA
- a CDS encoding ferritin family protein: MRQYETYKCSKCGNEVEVQNVGGGKLSCCGQEMECITKDLTAVNLMKAFAGESMARNKYDLFADIAQEEGWHTIAKHFREAAENEKWHARAEFKAYHELVDGKALEETAKNLICAAEGENYEHTTMYPNFAKIAEDEGKRNIARLFTAIGKVEIEHEREYLALKKMLEEEDFFNSEVEELWVCEVCGHIHRGKKAPNACPLCKAPKEYFKREFLG; this comes from the coding sequence ATGAGACAATATGAAACATATAAATGCTCAAAATGTGGCAATGAGGTTGAAGTGCAAAATGTAGGTGGCGGAAAGCTTAGTTGTTGTGGTCAAGAAATGGAGTGTATTACTAAAGATTTAACGGCTGTAAATTTAATGAAAGCATTTGCAGGTGAATCTATGGCAAGAAATAAATATGATTTATTTGCAGATATCGCTCAAGAAGAAGGTTGGCATACTATAGCAAAGCATTTTAGAGAAGCTGCAGAAAATGAAAAATGGCACGCAAGAGCTGAGTTTAAAGCTTATCATGAACTAGTAGATGGTAAAGCTTTAGAAGAAACTGCTAAAAATTTAATCTGTGCAGCAGAGGGTGAAAACTATGAGCATACTACTATGTATCCAAATTTTGCAAAAATAGCAGAAGATGAGGGCAAAAGAAATATAGCAAGATTGTTTACAGCTATAGGTAAAGTAGAAATTGAACATGAAAGAGAATATCTAGCGCTTAAAAAAATGCTTGAAGAAGAAGATTTCTTTAATTCAGAAGTAGAAGAATTATGGGTTTGTGAAGTTTGTGGGCATATACACCGTGGCAAAAAAGCACCAAATGCCTGTCCTTTATGTAAAGCTCCAAAAGAATACTTCAAACGCGAATTTTTAGGATAA
- a CDS encoding DNA-deoxyinosine glycosylase — protein sequence MQILTHPFEPFFDENSKVLILGSFPSIKSREENFYYQHSKNRFWRIFEILFECELKTVQDQKAFLKANHIALWDVIASCKIKNSDDKTISYAKANDINIILDKANIEKICVLGKVASKYFTKFYPEQEFFELPSSSPANMNYSLENLVEKYNILKEK from the coding sequence ATGCAAATTCTAACTCATCCTTTTGAACCTTTTTTTGACGAAAATTCAAAAGTTTTAATACTAGGTTCTTTTCCATCCATTAAATCAAGAGAAGAAAATTTTTATTATCAACATAGCAAAAATCGTTTTTGGCGTATTTTTGAAATATTATTTGAGTGTGAGTTAAAAACAGTGCAAGATCAAAAAGCTTTTTTAAAAGCAAATCATATAGCACTTTGGGATGTTATAGCAAGTTGTAAGATAAAAAATTCAGACGATAAAACTATTTCTTATGCTAAAGCAAATGATATAAATATTATTTTAGATAAGGCAAATATAGAAAAAATTTGTGTATTAGGTAAAGTTGCAAGTAAATATTTTACTAAATTTTATCCTGAACAAGAATTTTTTGAACTTCCTTCAAGCTCTCCTGCTAATATGAATTATTCTTTAGAAAATTTAGTAGAAAAATATAACATTTTAAAGGAAAAATAA
- a CDS encoding ribonuclease HII: MALVGVDEAGRGALAGDMHIGACKLLKNIDGLADSKKLSAKKREELYEQILSNSNFLILAFSPLQIDTLGLSQCLQLALKIIKKHFSQDEILYDGNLNYGILDIKTMVKADMKVQEVSAASILAKVSRDQKMRYFSKIHSNYDFDKHKGYGTKAHIEKIKAFGYSPLHRKSFMLKCFEKSLFD, from the coding sequence ATGGCTTTAGTTGGAGTAGATGAGGCTGGTCGCGGGGCTTTGGCTGGAGATATGCATATAGGGGCTTGCAAGCTTTTAAAAAATATCGATGGTTTAGCTGATTCTAAAAAATTAAGTGCAAAAAAAAGAGAAGAACTATATGAGCAAATTCTTTCTAATTCAAATTTTTTAATCCTTGCTTTTTCGCCTTTGCAAATTGATACTTTAGGGCTTAGTCAATGTTTACAACTGGCTTTAAAAATTATTAAGAAACATTTTAGCCAAGATGAGATTTTATATGATGGAAATTTAAATTATGGTATTTTGGACATAAAAACTATGGTCAAAGCTGATATGAAGGTGCAAGAAGTTTCAGCAGCTAGTATATTAGCCAAGGTAAGTCGTGATCAAAAAATGCGTTATTTTTCTAAAATACACAGTAATTATGATTTTGATAAACATAAAGGTTATGGCACAAAGGCTCATATAGAAAAGATTAAAGCATTTGGTTATTCTCCTTTACACCGAAAAAGCTTTATGCTAAAGTGTTTTGAGAAAAGCTTATTTGATTAA
- a CDS encoding aromatic amino acid transport family protein, translating into MLSLFGTAVGAGILFLPIKAGVGGFWPVVVMALIIFPMVYLSHRALSRFVCQANGNDKDITHAAEEYFGRKVSIFISILYFFAIFPICLAYCVGITNTFESFIYNQFLPLLDPNGSFASAISAMYQTSVNEQGKTIANLLPFYRAVFAFVLVSIFMLIMLFSEELITKVCEWLVYPLCAILFLFSLYLIPQWSFESFSAIPGTKEFITIVWLTLPVLVFSFNHSPAISTFSLSVKREYPENSVQKANQILLRTSVMLLAFVMFFVVSCVLSLTPTELAEARAQNIPVLSYFANKLDNPFISYGGPLIAFLAISSSFFGHYFGAREGAYGIVRKCCKLAGNENPDLKKIAVYSTLVMYIVMLITAYINPSILGFIESLGGPIIAAILFLMPMIAIYTVSKMKKFQNKALDAFVFITGILTIITVIYTF; encoded by the coding sequence ATGCTTTCTCTTTTTGGGACTGCAGTTGGTGCGGGGATTTTATTTTTACCTATTAAGGCAGGTGTTGGCGGTTTTTGGCCAGTTGTTGTAATGGCTTTGATTATTTTTCCTATGGTATATTTAAGCCATAGGGCTTTAAGTCGCTTTGTGTGCCAAGCAAATGGTAATGATAAAGACATTACTCATGCGGCTGAAGAGTATTTTGGTAGAAAAGTAAGTATTTTTATTTCTATACTTTATTTCTTTGCAATTTTTCCAATTTGTTTAGCATACTGTGTGGGTATAACTAATACTTTTGAGAGTTTTATTTATAATCAATTCTTGCCACTTTTAGATCCAAATGGTTCTTTTGCAAGTGCAATTAGTGCTATGTATCAAACAAGTGTTAATGAGCAAGGAAAAACTATAGCTAATTTACTTCCTTTTTATAGAGCAGTTTTTGCTTTTGTTTTAGTAAGTATTTTTATGCTTATTATGCTTTTTAGTGAAGAATTAATCACCAAAGTATGCGAGTGGCTTGTATATCCTTTATGTGCTATTTTATTCTTATTTTCTTTATATCTTATCCCACAATGGTCATTTGAAAGTTTTAGTGCTATTCCTGGTACGAAAGAATTTATCACTATAGTATGGTTAACTTTACCAGTTCTAGTGTTTTCGTTTAACCACTCACCAGCTATTTCTACTTTTTCTCTAAGTGTAAAAAGAGAATATCCTGAAAATTCAGTGCAAAAAGCAAACCAAATTTTACTTAGAACTTCTGTAATGTTGCTTGCTTTTGTTATGTTTTTTGTGGTATCTTGTGTGCTTTCTTTAACTCCAACTGAGCTTGCTGAAGCTAGAGCGCAAAATATACCTGTTCTTTCTTATTTTGCTAATAAGCTTGATAATCCATTTATTTCTTATGGTGGTCCACTAATCGCATTTTTAGCAATTTCAAGTTCATTTTTTGGACATTATTTTGGTGCTAGAGAAGGCGCTTATGGTATAGTTAGAAAATGTTGTAAATTAGCAGGCAATGAAAATCCTGATTTGAAAAAAATTGCAGTTTATTCTACTTTAGTAATGTATATTGTTATGTTAATTACTGCTTATATAAATCCAAGTATTTTAGGTTTTATTGAAAGCCTAGGTGGTCCAATTATTGCTGCAATTTTATTTTTAATGCCTATGATTGCAATTTACACTGTCTCTAAAATGAAAAAATTCCAAAACAAAGCTTTGGATGCATTTGTATTTATCACAGGTATTTTGACAATTATTACTGTAATTTATACTTTTTAA
- a CDS encoding L-serine ammonia-lyase, with product MSSNLSIFKVGVGPSSSHTLGPMLAGNMFCEKIKEKITQITKIQIRLYGSLSLTGKGHLSDKAIIWGLSGLRAKELNAALQDRVFNKILQDKILVLNSQKELSFDYDKDLIFEKDFLPLHENGLKVSAYDENGEIIAEEIYYSVGGGFVMSEAELQKHKDGACEQKHTKLELDINNASDALKICEERSWDLAKLSYEYELQFHTKEEIRAYCLEIWEVMQEVYYNGIHPSSDFLPGNLHLKRRAKGLNERLAMTSDPLGIIDFISLYAIAIAEENASGARVVTAPTNGACAVVPAVMLYLKNHTVGFNDEKAISFLLAAMLIGSFYKKNASISGAEAGCQAEIGSASSMAAGAMATVMGFDAKIACNAAEIAMEHHLGLTCDPVSGLVQIPCIERNAFGAIKAISAARMAMSRKSTPKVSLDEVIKTMYETGKDMNSKYKETSLGGLATNLTSVC from the coding sequence ATGAGTAGTAATTTAAGTATATTTAAAGTTGGTGTTGGTCCTTCATCTTCTCATACTTTAGGACCAATGCTAGCAGGTAATATGTTTTGTGAAAAGATTAAAGAGAAAATCACACAAATTACAAAAATTCAAATTAGACTTTATGGCTCTTTATCGCTTACTGGTAAAGGCCATTTAAGTGATAAGGCTATTATATGGGGCTTGAGTGGTTTAAGAGCAAAAGAACTCAACGCTGCTTTGCAAGATCGTGTATTTAATAAAATTTTACAAGATAAAATTTTGGTTTTAAATAGCCAAAAAGAATTAAGTTTTGATTATGATAAAGATTTGATTTTTGAAAAAGACTTTTTACCTTTACATGAAAATGGGTTAAAAGTAAGCGCTTATGATGAAAATGGAGAAATCATTGCTGAAGAAATTTATTATTCAGTGGGTGGTGGTTTTGTTATGAGTGAAGCTGAACTTCAAAAACACAAAGATGGAGCTTGTGAGCAAAAACACACTAAATTAGAACTTGATATTAACAATGCAAGCGATGCTTTAAAAATTTGTGAAGAAAGATCATGGGATCTAGCAAAACTTTCTTATGAATATGAATTGCAATTTCATACAAAAGAAGAAATAAGAGCTTATTGTTTGGAAATTTGGGAAGTTATGCAAGAAGTTTATTATAATGGTATTCATCCAAGTTCAGATTTTCTTCCTGGAAATTTACATTTAAAGCGCCGTGCTAAAGGGCTTAATGAGCGTTTGGCTATGACAAGTGATCCTTTAGGGATTATTGATTTTATTTCTTTGTATGCTATTGCTATTGCAGAAGAAAATGCAAGTGGGGCTAGAGTAGTAACTGCACCAACTAATGGAGCTTGTGCTGTTGTGCCTGCTGTAATGCTTTATCTTAAAAACCACACTGTTGGTTTTAATGATGAAAAAGCTATCAGCTTCTTGCTTGCTGCGATGTTAATAGGTTCTTTTTATAAAAAAAATGCAAGCATAAGTGGTGCTGAAGCTGGCTGTCAAGCTGAAATTGGCAGTGCAAGTTCTATGGCAGCAGGAGCTATGGCTACTGTGATGGGTTTTGATGCAAAGATAGCTTGTAATGCTGCTGAAATTGCGATGGAGCACCATTTAGGATTAACTTGTGATCCAGTAAGTGGTTTGGTGCAAATTCCTTGTATAGAAAGAAATGCCTTTGGAGCGATTAAAGCAATTTCTGCTGCTAGAATGGCAATGAGTAGAAAATCAACTCCAAAAGTAAGTCTTGATGAGGTTATAAAAACTATGTATGAAACCGGCAAAGATATGAACTCAAAATACAAAGAAACCTCCTTAGGTGGCTTAGCTACTAATCTTACAAGTGTATGTTAA
- the map gene encoding type I methionyl aminopeptidase produces the protein MIEIKKPAEIEKLRKANELVARTLDYLETIIVPGMSLKEIDIKAEEFILDHGAKPSFKGLYGFPGSICISLNQACIHGVGDERVLKEGDILGLDVGTCIDGYYGDAARTIPIGKISATDEALIACAKDALYYAIDIIKEGMRFKELSYELGEFITKRGFVPLKGYCGHGIGKKPHGEPEIPNYLENGASAKSGPKIKNGMVFCIEPMVCQKDGTPVHLKGNWEAGSKDGLNAAHYEHCVAIINGKADILSK, from the coding sequence ATGATAGAAATCAAAAAACCAGCAGAGATAGAAAAACTACGCAAAGCAAATGAGCTTGTAGCTAGAACGCTTGATTATCTAGAAACTATCATAGTTCCAGGTATGAGTTTAAAAGAAATTGATATTAAAGCAGAAGAATTTATACTTGATCATGGTGCAAAACCATCTTTTAAAGGCTTGTATGGTTTTCCAGGTAGCATTTGCATTTCACTTAATCAAGCTTGCATTCATGGTGTGGGCGATGAGCGTGTTTTAAAAGAAGGTGATATTTTAGGTCTTGATGTGGGCACTTGTATAGATGGATATTATGGCGATGCAGCAAGGACTATACCTATAGGTAAAATTTCAGCTACAGATGAAGCATTAATTGCTTGTGCAAAAGATGCTTTATATTATGCTATAGATATCATTAAAGAGGGTATGCGTTTTAAAGAGCTTTCTTATGAGCTTGGCGAGTTTATTACTAAAAGAGGTTTTGTGCCTTTGAAAGGTTACTGTGGTCACGGCATAGGTAAAAAACCACATGGAGAACCTGAAATTCCAAATTATCTTGAAAATGGAGCTAGTGCTAAAAGTGGACCAAAGATAAAAAATGGCATGGTATTTTGCATAGAACCTATGGTATGCCAAAAAGATGGCACACCTGTGCATTTAAAAGGTAATTGGGAAGCAGGAAGCAAAGATGGTTTAAATGCTGCTCATTATGAGCATTGTGTTGCCATTATAAATGGTAAGGCAGATATTTTATCTAAGTAA